tgaggggcaacatttagaATAGAGCGGCTTAACTTATGCCAGATTTCCTCAACGATGTCTTGAATAAATTTCAAATCATCCCTGCAAAATGTTTGGCATTGAGAATGGTAGTAAAAAGAAATGCAAACCACAAAagacaagtaaaaaaaaaaaacaaaaaacaaaaagatttgtattttttattgacATAAATATTCTTAGCTTTGGTTTAAAAGTATGAAAAAAGGCCAGCAAGAAAGGAATCAAATTTACCTATCCTCTAGGACCATCCCAGCTAAGTCTGCAGCCTCTTTGAGAGATGCTCTCCACTTCGTTACCCTTGCAATGCACTCCATTTTTTGACCCATCTCTGTCACACACTGCtcttcatatttaagaaaagcATCTGCATAGCATCCTGTTTGTTTCCTCACATGGGATGGATCCACATTGTAGAACACAGGAAGAATCATATGACCCGCATTTTTTTTCCGCTCAAGAATGTTCACAAGTTCATCAAGGCACCTTCTTGAATATGCGTAGTCTTTTGAGAAAACGACTATAGAAACTCTTGAGTCTTTTACTGCCTTTCTCCATTCTGGCCCATAGATCTTTCCCTTATCTAGTTGATTGTGCTTCTTAAATGTTTGAAATCCTGCACGTGTTAATTCTCTATgtaatagataaataaattccAAACAGGTGTTTGTGCCCCGATAACTCAAATACACATGACAAGCACAGGGGGATGATACTGCAACCATTGATCAGAACTCCAAGGTGGCAAAGTACTTTGACCTGCACAAGTTTCatattacaaaaatacaaatcgaaaaccacccaaaaaaaaaaaaagaagtcaaaacaTAAAGTGGCATGATTTAAACTAAGAGCAATAATATATTCCATGGTGAACTAATTATAGCTACTAAGCCACAAACAATGTTTAGCTACAAATAGTCCTTAGCCATTTTagaatcaataaaattaaaaaaaaaaaaaaatgaaaccatgCCTATAGCAATAAAGTTTTGTCGCTCTGAGTACTTCAGTTTGGCAAATTGGAGCAATTACAGGCAGGCAGTTTATTAACTGTCCAGTTGAACAGAGCACATAGATACTTGAGGTTTGCAGGAAGTGTTATTCTCATATATGTTCAACAGTTGAACTTGGGGATAACAACTTCTCCCATTCCAGAAAATAATTTAGGAACCTCAGGCGACAGATAGATTTAGAAGGTAAGCATGTTTCTTTCAGTAAATGAGGGAGGCAATAGTGATCTCCCAAAATGCAGCCACAAAACTCACTATTAAAGTCATGAATATCTAAAAGCCCAGTTAACAGCAAGTCaccaattcaaattttcatatattcCCTCTTCTTGGCAACAGTTTAGAATTCAAGACATTTTGGCGTCTAATATATGTTTCTCAAAAAGGAGACGGGAGCCTGTTGATTAAAGAAACCTGAAAATTATATACCTCAAAAAACTGGAGGAAAATGACTAGAATTCTCAAACAAATCAGCAAACTTTCTCAGAGATTGAGAACAGAAACCCACCCAGAAATCATAGTAAAAGGATAATCTATAGTCAAAATAAACACTGTAACATGAAAACATACATACCTTGATAAAGATTGCCCGGACTTTGTAAGATGAAGAAAATAGTTGTAGCTGAGAATTGAGATACGTgagttataataaaaataaaataaaataaaataataataataataaaagcgATGGCAAATTTGAAAGAATGTGAGAGGAAGGACAAGAGAAGACGATACAACGGACAAGCTTCGGTCAGTCAACTCAGATCATCTGGTCTGGGTGTTAGTAAATTGCCTGCCCTGCACGATAAAGGGGGCATACAGGGATTATAGGAAATGTAAGGggtccaaattaaattataagaaGAAAAGGATAATTTAACTTggaattaattataagaatggTACTTCCAACTATTGCTTTTTATTAcggaataatttttatttttgacttttaatttgatcaaaattggtcatttaattattaattttgttctaATTGTGAATCAATAGAACTTTCtatttctctcttattttttaaaacaatgtgAATacatcatgtatatatatatacaaagtatCTTCCTATTCTTTTTTCCTACAAAACCATCATTCCTATTCCTTTTTGTAGGAAAcattataacactcccccttaaGCAGGAGAGTATAAATCATATACTCCaaacttgttacaaatatacccAAGTTTAGGAGCTCTAAGATATTTTGTCAGGATATTAGCTAACTGATATGTAGAATTGACGAAGCTAGTTTCAATACACCCTGTCACAATCTTCTCTCAAATGAAGTGGCAATCAACCTCGATGTGTTTGGTCCTCTCATAATAAATTGGATTTGAGGCGATGTGTAGAGTtgcttggttgtcacatatCAGCGTCATTTGAGCAACATTGCCAAATTGCAACACTTATAGTAAGTGATTCAGCCACATAAGCTCACATGTGGCAAGAGCCATGGCCTGGTATTTAGCTTCAGCACTAGATCTTGCAACAACATCTTGCCTCTTACTTttccaagatataagattaccaccaatgagCACACAATAGCCAGAAGTAGAGCATCTGTCAAATGGACATCCTGCCCAGTCTGCATCAAAATACCCAACAACATGAGCATGCCCTCTATCTTCGTATAGTAAACCTTGCCCTAGTGCTCTCTTGATATACCCTAGAACCTGAACAACAACATCCCAATGAGTATCACAAGGGTtctcaagaaattgactcaagACACTGACTGCAAAAGAGATATATGATCGTGTAATTGcaagataattcaattttctaATTAGTCTCTTGTATCGTTCTCGGTCAAGCAATGGCTCCCCTTGTCCTGGTAGAAGTttaacatttggatccattggaTAATCTAGGGGTCTACAATCCAACATACCAATTTCTTCTAAAATATCCAAGgcatattttctttatgaaaTGACTATACCACTACTAAACTGGGCCACTTCAATTCAGAGAAAATATTTTAGTTTGTCCAAATCCTTGGTCTGGAATCGACTTAAGAGATACTCTTTCAATTGAGATATGCCCTCTTGATCACTCCTTGTATAacaatatcatccacatacacTACAAGGTATATGCATTTCCTATTAGAATGACGATAGAAAACATAATGATCAACTTCACTTCTAGTCATACCAAACTCACACACCACATagctaaatctcccaaaccaagcCCGTGAAGActgctttaaaccatataagAAGCGATGAAGTTTACATACCAACCAGACACCccccccctgagcaacaaacccaggtggttACTCCATATAAACCTCCTCTTGAAGATCACAATGGAGaaaagcattcttgatatccaactGATATAAGTACCAATGATTTATGGCTGCCAAAGATAAAAGCAATCAAACTGATGCAATTGTAGCTACATGAGAAAACATATCAGTGtaacacaaataaaaaatttgagtgTAGCCTTTCGCCACTAGTCGTGCTTTAAGGCGATCAATCGTGCTATCAGGACCCACCTTCACAGTATAAATCCACCTACAACCAACAACAGTTTTACTAGGAGGGAGGGGGACCAACTCCCATGTTCCACTAGATTGTAAGGCCTCCATTTCTGTTAACATGGCTTGGCGCCAACCTGGATCCGAGAGTGCCTCACGAGTGGGTTTAGGTATAGACACAAAAGAAATGTGAGAAAGGAAGGCAAAGTAAGGGGAAGATACACGATGATAACTCAAAAAagttttttatatataggatgCGGGTTACGAGTAGAACATGTACCCTTCCGGATAGCAATAGGCGCCTTAGTGGGGTCAATGTCAGATTGCAGTTGAAGTGGTGGAACCGTTGGACGGATACCAGAGGAGAGAGATTTGGTTGGAAAACCTTTCAAATTTCCTGCGACAATAGCACCGCGTGTGGGCAATTGCGTTGGCGAATGGCGACAAAAGTTTAGCCCTAGGCTCGCGACGAGGTTCCAAGACAACCTGTGGTGTTAGATTGGACGAAAAATACACGACACGACGGAACTAAGAGAAAAATAGTCGTGATGGAACTATTTACGCCAAATGATAGGTATTGCGAgaaatttttgaagaaaaatagcCTAggaggctctgataccatgtgaaTCAATAGAACTTTctatttctttcttatttttttgaaaccatGAGAATACAACATGTATGTATACACAAAGTATCATCCTATTCATTCTTCCAACGAAACCACCATTCCTATTCATTTTTCCTACAAAGCATTCTAACACTAATTTTGGTCCTTATGTTAGTTGGGGTTAAATCTAAttgcaaaaatgtaaaatttccattttcttctttGCCGAAATGTAAATATGAGGGAAAATCAATGCTACATTTGTCAAAAACTTGCTTCTTACTTGAGCTATTCCATCGAACCAGCATAAATAACCATAGAAACTGAGAGGCTAGCATGCTTAGAAATCAGAAGAACATGTTGGTCATTAGATTCTTTTTCATTGGTTAAATTAGATTCCTAGAGGAAGTTGTAGTCTAAACTATAATTTGGTTAAGGAATTCTTTATTTGATCGGATAAAAATGACAATGGAGAAGAAATGaataagaaaagagaaaaatatttaattttgcatTATTGTCCTCATATATAACACCTAACTAATTGAGATTTAACAGAAGGAtcaaaattgaaacaaaattaatagtcaagggaccaattttgatcaaattaaaagttgagaatgaaaattggtaaaagttaaTAGTCAAATGACCATTCCTGgatctaactttttttttttttttNtttttttttttttttttttagatcaaaTGGGAGGGGGAGACTCCGATAGAATGCAAAACTAATTGTTACCCGTCACTCTACGAGCACTGGTAGTCCTTGCCAAGTCATTGAGAAACACATCATCCATttctagaattaactctttaaattgCATCCCTAATCTTTAGGCAAATAACAAATAATCCCTGCATTCTAATAAATTATTCAGGCTACCtgaatttttgattttttaattatttatttcacttgtgtgtgtgcgcgcgcgcagtaataatcaaatgagacaaccTCATCCCGTGAGACTCATtataaatgcacacaagctaCTATACGAATGCACACAGACTAAATTGTGTGCAATTTGCCTAGAATGAATGCATACAATATACCATGTGTACATTCGTGTAGtagtttgtgtgcatttatgaagGGCACACGGGAAGAGGTAGTCTCACTGGAacattagcatatatatatatatactagtatttgtaCACGCAATGTGCGAAagttcatgcccaatattaaaacattaataaatataaataattaaaatttttaattctaattatatacacaaatatagtatatgtattttatacacacacatatatgatttaccatgtatagaaatttaattaaaatataatcaaccattaaattaattatataataattttactaaaatgataattaataaataggaAAATgctatgatagatataggtgtatgataataataatggagtaaaaaactaacggtgttataacagtgtaagggtatttttgtataataacaatgtagtaaggacaattttgtctaataatattgaagtgtacaacatttaaagtaaaatgtacaaatttattagcatatagaaagagggacataaatcaaggatataaccttgattgagacttattaagtttttagataTGAGAACACCTCCCCACACGAGAGCATGAGATCAAAACTTTATCGCCCATCAAGATATTTTAATGGTTCagattttttcttatttttggtatcattgttttcataattaatttacatgggtgaaattgtaattgattgtgcatttaaaattgtattaatttttaatgcTTATCTTTTTTTGCTTGATTTTAGGACTTTGAattatgatataattgtaaatattgaaaaaaaaaattaaagtgattAGAAGAACGTAGGAGGAGGTTTTGAAGCCCAGAATATCTTCAGAAGCTCCATTTTTCAAATGATTCCCAAACTAGTCAGCAACTCCATTGCTTGCCTTTGAGCACTAAGCTCTTTCATAGTCTCCAAGTGAAGTTGGTATTGAAATGCTTGTATGTATCCCCAATTTGTAGTGGCGGCGTATCGTGGTGGAACTTGAGGGAAACCTAGTGGTGGTGGCATTTGTGGAATTGCCCCTCTAACAATGGGGACACGCAGAATGTTTGCTCAGGCCAATTCAATTAGAGTAAGTGGAGCCATTAAACCCATTCTCCTTTCACGGGCAAGTTTAGCCCCCCACTCTTAGGCCTTGGCAAAGCCTAGTGAGTAGTGGCCCTATGAAAATGGTGGTAGCATCATCTTGACTTTGAGTAGACATTAATTTCTTGCATACCAAGCGCATGTTTACCTTGTTTCTTGTCTCCATTCTCCATAAGTAGTAGACATCATCCCGGTACACCTTGTCCAATTCGGACCTCCTTCCATTAAATGTCATGGCTAATATTGATGATGTATATttgtgagtgtaaaaagggtgtaatgtcgttccgttgaggattggggttatggcacgtaactgtgtgaattaccaggcactagagtatatgaattaatagaatccaagcaaccaagactgaatgatgtagaataaaagaaagcaattgattaaggtgaaaactgtatgataaaggtatgggccagatcaggggattgtaaccttgatgttctaacaaactcgaaattagggaaagaataattaacctagggatttatgggcaatgcacaaaagaattcaactcagctactttcgtaatcaataagccGAATTAGGctgcaattgccccactgtcgtgatgcatcaattataaccttaagcacctaagcattgtaagcccccaa
This region of Ipomoea triloba cultivar NCNSP0323 chromosome 15, ASM357664v1 genomic DNA includes:
- the LOC116005767 gene encoding secreted RxLR effector protein 161-like, which gives rise to MDPNVKLLPGQGEPLLDRERYKRLIRKLNYLAITRSYISFAVSVLSQFLENPCDTHWDVVVQVLGYIKRALGQGLLYEDRGHAHVVGYFDADWAGCPFDRCSTSGYCVLIGGNLISWKSKRQDVVARSSAEAKYQAMALATCELMWLNHLL